Proteins found in one Paenibacillus borealis genomic segment:
- a CDS encoding heme-degrading domain-containing protein gives MEDYTPLLEQILKQEQELQFSTFSNQTAIQVGSAILARAQGMDKQITVDIRKNGTVLFHAKMDENGPGNDRWIARKINVVHHFGHSSYYMNVLYKSWNTTIQENAFVDPMEYAAEGGCFPLLIRGAGAVGTISVSGLSGEEDHEMIVAVLEQLIH, from the coding sequence ATGGAAGACTACACCCCATTATTGGAACAGATACTTAAGCAGGAACAGGAGCTGCAGTTCAGCACATTCAGCAATCAGACAGCCATTCAAGTAGGCAGCGCAATCCTGGCCAGAGCCCAGGGCATGGACAAGCAGATTACGGTGGATATCCGTAAGAATGGAACGGTGCTGTTTCATGCCAAAATGGATGAGAACGGCCCCGGCAATGACCGCTGGATCGCCCGCAAAATCAATGTAGTGCATCATTTCGGACACAGCTCTTATTATATGAATGTGCTGTATAAATCATGGAATACCACGATTCAGGAGAATGCTTTTGTCGATCCGATGGAATACGCCGCCGAAGGCGGATGCTTCCCGCTTCTGATCCGGGGTGCCGGGGCAGTGGGAACCATATCCGTGTCCGGCCTTTCCGGTGAAGAGGATCATGAGATGATCGTTGCCGTGCTGGAGCAGCTGATTCATTAA
- a CDS encoding STAS domain-containing protein, with translation MIEIRIEMPELFSVEEAGHFREEVRSYILDGHSSFLLDFGACRFIDSTGLGVIVSSYKKCVETGGTIRLTGMNDNVRKIFELTRLTNVFEII, from the coding sequence TTGATCGAGATTAGGATTGAGATGCCGGAGCTGTTCTCGGTTGAGGAAGCCGGACATTTCAGAGAAGAAGTACGGAGTTACATCCTTGACGGCCATTCAAGCTTCCTGCTTGATTTCGGAGCCTGCCGTTTCATTGACAGCACAGGACTTGGAGTGATTGTCAGCTCGTACAAGAAATGTGTAGAGACAGGCGGTACTATAAGGCTGACGGGGATGAATGACAATGTCCGGAAGATTTTTGAGCTGACCCGCTTGACCAATGTATTTGAAATTATATAG
- a CDS encoding methyl-accepting chemotaxis protein, with product MKLSLKVKMSILLFLIISVPLSISGVVSFQLASGALQKTIEEELRGTTNSSARAVDAELEAAGNSLGIASKNNVLAEFAADPSAASLKSTAFNYVSGVQKDNAKLLESLIIADTNGKALITSSSESPELDVLDREYFQEALQGKDAVSEVILSRETNQYIIAIARPLQVNNQITGVLIGTALFENIASPVTEVKIGEHGYGYMIDRTGLIVSHPEQDKVLKENLDGNSNAELNELVQLMKAGETAHGFYTYEGVHKYVSFQPAGNWVVATTANVQDYMAPADEIRNTTLIIILGFIVVAMLAAYFFTTRNIVNPIKKLERAMGLAGDGDLTVHTSIRSGDELQMLSESFNTMIDKQEAIIEKVRAGSVSLTSMSEEMAASSEEISASIQEISSSTQEIASGAENNNQSVVNASQVLVQLSSLVQLAQSKASATSGNADNTNQAAQEGRARVIHTVEAMDTIHSSTKETEELLLTVSGLSEKVSTIIGTINKIAQQTNLLALNAAIEAARAGEHGRGFSVVAGEVRKLSDETHAQAGEITGLVREMVSRITQAVDSMRGAAEAVESGVSIVNETDRAFVHIIQSVEMITENVQEILDITRDEVATSDQIIKLIDSMGTISELAAANTENVSSATEEQAATVNNFAASAQEISAMANELEILVEKFIIRGE from the coding sequence GTGAAATTAAGTTTGAAAGTCAAAATGAGTATCCTGTTATTTCTGATTATCAGTGTGCCGCTGAGCATATCCGGCGTTGTATCCTTTCAACTGGCTTCCGGTGCCTTACAGAAGACGATTGAAGAGGAACTAAGGGGAACCACTAATTCCTCAGCCAGAGCGGTGGATGCCGAGCTTGAAGCGGCAGGCAATAGTCTGGGTATCGCCAGCAAGAACAACGTACTGGCTGAATTCGCCGCGGATCCTTCTGCCGCATCACTAAAAAGCACAGCATTTAATTATGTATCCGGTGTGCAGAAGGACAACGCCAAGCTGCTGGAATCGCTGATCATCGCGGATACAAACGGTAAGGCGCTGATTACCAGCAGCTCTGAATCGCCCGAGCTTGATGTGCTGGACCGTGAATACTTCCAGGAAGCGCTGCAAGGCAAAGACGCCGTCAGTGAAGTTATTCTGTCACGGGAGACGAATCAGTACATCATAGCGATTGCCAGACCACTGCAGGTAAATAATCAGATTACAGGTGTGTTAATCGGCACCGCCTTGTTTGAGAATATCGCTTCACCGGTAACCGAGGTGAAGATTGGAGAGCATGGCTACGGATATATGATTGACCGTACCGGCCTTATCGTCTCGCATCCTGAGCAGGACAAGGTCCTGAAGGAGAATCTGGACGGCAACAGCAATGCGGAATTGAATGAGCTGGTCCAGCTGATGAAAGCCGGAGAAACAGCCCACGGCTTCTACACCTATGAAGGCGTACATAAATATGTTTCCTTTCAGCCCGCAGGCAACTGGGTGGTAGCCACAACGGCAAATGTGCAGGATTATATGGCTCCGGCAGACGAAATCCGTAATACAACGCTGATTATTATTCTGGGCTTTATCGTCGTTGCCATGCTGGCTGCGTATTTCTTCACCACGCGTAATATTGTGAATCCGATCAAGAAGCTGGAGAGAGCCATGGGCCTGGCCGGGGACGGTGATCTGACCGTTCATACCTCAATCCGCTCCGGAGATGAGCTCCAGATGCTGAGTGAATCGTTCAATACCATGATTGACAAGCAGGAGGCCATTATCGAGAAGGTGAGAGCAGGTTCGGTATCCTTAACCTCCATGTCCGAGGAAATGGCAGCCTCCTCAGAGGAGATCAGCGCATCGATACAAGAAATCAGCTCCAGCACCCAGGAGATTGCTTCCGGTGCAGAGAACAACAATCAGTCGGTCGTCAATGCTTCCCAGGTGCTTGTACAGCTATCCAGTCTGGTGCAGCTGGCGCAGAGTAAAGCGTCGGCTACCTCCGGTAATGCGGACAACACGAATCAGGCGGCGCAGGAAGGCAGAGCCAGAGTGATTCATACGGTGGAAGCTATGGATACGATCCACAGCAGCACCAAAGAGACGGAAGAGCTGTTGCTGACGGTCAGCGGGTTGTCTGAGAAGGTATCTACAATAATCGGAACGATCAACAAGATTGCCCAGCAGACCAATCTGCTGGCGCTGAATGCTGCGATCGAAGCGGCCAGAGCCGGTGAGCATGGGCGGGGGTTCAGTGTTGTGGCTGGTGAAGTACGGAAGCTCTCTGATGAGACTCATGCACAGGCCGGCGAGATTACAGGTCTGGTCCGTGAGATGGTCTCGCGGATTACCCAGGCTGTAGATTCCATGAGAGGCGCTGCAGAGGCGGTGGAGAGCGGCGTGAGCATTGTGAATGAGACGGACCGCGCGTTCGTGCATATCATTCAGTCTGTTGAGATGATTACGGAGAATGTGCAGGAGATACTGGATATTACCAGGGATGAAGTAGCAACCTCCGATCAGATTATCAAGCTGATTGATTCCATGGGCACGATATCGGAGCTTGCAGCAGCGAACACAGAGAATGTATCCAGTGCAACGGAAGAGCAGGCGGCAACGGTCAATAATTTCGCGGCTTCTGCCCAGGAGATCAGTGCTATGGCCAATGAACTGGAGATTCTTGTTGAGAAATTTATAATCAGGGGTGAGTAG
- a CDS encoding glycosyltransferase WbsX family protein, whose amino-acid sequence MKLIAFLLPQFHVIPENSLWWGEGFTEWTNTRKAVPLYSGHQQPKEPLEQYYYDLTDAAARNWQAEVAKAYGIYGFCYYHYWFKGKPLLEQPLKQIMKSGEPDFPFCLSWANESWTRKWDGGEHEVLIRQDYGDEPDWENHFHELLGAFRDKRYIRIGNKPLFIIYRPGNIPRCEEMLRFWNSLALQNGLEGIYFVRTLGGFDIPGQGGFEANVEFEPHYTFAHGNTERLWNYMIIEGQEHLVFDYDQVWLSILSRSPHRNGGKIFPGAYVNWDNTPRLGKRGQSCIGASPHKFGWYLAKQIERARTLYQSEFLFINAWNEWAEGAFLEPDQQHRFRYLEEVKKALEQTGSLPSVNSGNP is encoded by the coding sequence TTGAAGCTCATCGCTTTTTTATTGCCGCAATTTCATGTTATTCCCGAGAACAGCCTGTGGTGGGGGGAAGGCTTCACAGAATGGACCAACACCAGGAAAGCTGTTCCGCTCTACTCAGGACATCAACAGCCCAAGGAACCGCTCGAACAGTATTATTATGACCTGACAGACGCTGCAGCGAGAAACTGGCAGGCAGAAGTAGCCAAAGCCTACGGCATCTATGGTTTCTGCTACTACCATTACTGGTTCAAGGGCAAGCCGCTGCTGGAGCAGCCCCTGAAGCAGATTATGAAATCCGGCGAGCCGGACTTTCCGTTCTGCCTCTCCTGGGCGAATGAATCCTGGACCCGGAAATGGGACGGCGGAGAGCATGAAGTGCTGATCCGCCAGGATTATGGAGATGAACCGGATTGGGAGAATCACTTTCATGAGCTGCTGGGCGCCTTCAGGGATAAGCGTTATATCCGCATCGGCAACAAACCGTTATTCATCATATATAGACCGGGAAACATTCCCCGCTGTGAAGAGATGCTGCGTTTCTGGAATTCTCTCGCGTTGCAGAATGGTCTGGAAGGCATTTATTTTGTCCGCACATTGGGCGGTTTCGACATTCCGGGCCAGGGGGGCTTTGAGGCCAATGTGGAATTCGAGCCGCATTACACCTTTGCCCACGGCAACACAGAACGTCTGTGGAACTACATGATCATCGAAGGTCAGGAGCATCTCGTCTTCGACTATGACCAGGTCTGGCTGTCGATCCTGAGCCGCTCTCCCCACCGGAACGGAGGCAAGATATTTCCGGGAGCCTACGTGAACTGGGATAACACCCCGCGGCTAGGCAAAAGGGGACAGAGCTGTATAGGGGCTTCGCCGCACAAGTTCGGCTGGTATCTAGCGAAGCAGATCGAGAGAGCCAGAACCCTGTATCAGAGTGAGTTCCTCTTCATTAATGCATGGAATGAATGGGCTGAAGGCGCATTTCTGGAGCCGGACCAGCAGCATCGCTTCCGTTATCTCGAAGAGGTCAAGAAAGCGCTGGAACAGACGGGAAGCCTTCCTTCCGTGAATTCCGGCAACCCGTAA
- a CDS encoding GNAT family N-acetyltransferase → MTAIRQLMPGEEKLITPLIREAFDIHISVNYSAQGVIEFYRYIELAAIRKRMQQDHEIFITTSEQGVTGIIELRNNNHISLLFVKNVYKGTGIGKILLQHAVDKMKADGVRHITVNSSPNSTSFYASQGFVPLGEEEEERGIRSLSMRLDLED, encoded by the coding sequence ATGACAGCTATCAGACAGTTAATGCCGGGAGAGGAGAAGCTGATCACTCCATTAATCCGCGAGGCGTTTGATATACATATTTCCGTCAACTACTCGGCGCAGGGGGTTATTGAATTCTACAGGTATATTGAACTTGCCGCCATCCGTAAGCGCATGCAGCAGGATCACGAGATATTCATCACCACCTCCGAGCAGGGAGTTACAGGAATCATAGAACTGCGCAACAACAATCACATCTCGCTGCTGTTTGTGAAGAATGTGTATAAAGGAACCGGTATCGGTAAAATCCTGCTGCAGCATGCGGTTGATAAAATGAAAGCAGACGGTGTCCGGCATATTACAGTGAATTCATCGCCGAATTCCACCAGCTTTTATGCTTCCCAAGGATTCGTGCCGCTTGGTGAAGAGGAAGAAGAGCGTGGGATACGTTCACTAAGCATGAGACTCGATCTGGAGGACTAA
- a CDS encoding VOC family protein: MAIDIYLNFNGNTREAVEYYAEVFGTEPPHMMTFGEAPPNPSHPLPEEAKHLVMHANLKIAGSTVMFSDVFPGMPYVEGNNINLTLMDTDEDKIKDWFHKLKEGGTVSMELQKTFWSQCYGSLKDKFGIYWQLSHDNGQNG, encoded by the coding sequence ATGGCAATCGATATTTACCTGAATTTTAACGGAAATACCCGGGAAGCTGTAGAATATTATGCTGAAGTATTCGGGACCGAACCTCCGCATATGATGACTTTCGGCGAAGCTCCGCCCAACCCGTCCCACCCTCTGCCGGAAGAAGCCAAGCATCTGGTGATGCATGCCAACCTGAAGATTGCCGGCAGCACAGTAATGTTCTCGGATGTATTCCCCGGAATGCCGTATGTGGAAGGCAATAATATTAACCTGACGCTGATGGATACGGATGAAGATAAGATCAAAGACTGGTTCCATAAGCTCAAAGAAGGCGGCACGGTCAGCATGGAATTACAGAAGACCTTTTGGAGTCAATGTTACGGCAGCCTGAAGGACAAATTCGGCATCTACTGGCAGCTCAGCCACGATAACGGCCAGAACGGCTAA
- a CDS encoding CBS domain-containing protein has translation MEISSFLLPKDQVAYITSTISMREALEQLENHYYSAIPIIDEEGKYVGTLSEGDLLWKLKNTEGLSFENMTGVTVSTIQRHVHNESVEIHAQMEDMLTLAADQNFVPVVDSSGTFLGIIRRKDIIEYYTRNITD, from the coding sequence ATGGAAATATCCTCTTTTTTGCTGCCCAAAGATCAGGTGGCGTATATCACTTCCACGATCTCCATGCGGGAAGCGCTGGAACAGCTGGAGAATCATTATTACTCCGCGATTCCGATTATTGACGAAGAAGGCAAATATGTTGGGACCTTGTCGGAAGGCGATCTGCTGTGGAAACTGAAGAACACCGAAGGTCTGAGTTTCGAGAATATGACCGGAGTGACCGTGAGTACCATTCAGCGTCATGTGCATAACGAGAGTGTAGAGATTCACGCCCAGATGGAGGATATGCTGACACTGGCTGCAGACCAGAATTTCGTGCCTGTTGTCGACAGCAGCGGAACCTTCCTCGGCATCATCCGCCGCAAGGATATCATCGAGTATTACACCCGGAATATTACCGATTAA
- a CDS encoding winged helix DNA-binding domain-containing protein: MSKRIADQRLIHQRIQQPSPLQPGEVVRAFGAMQAQDYMQAVWAVGLRTPSAGLIEVERAIADRKLLLTWTLRGTLHFVPPENTKWMLQLCAPRILRQAAARLTQLELDDKLLERCRKIIYTALKGGNQLTRPDLLKLLEDQGISTSGQRGYHILWHSAYNGLICFGPRSGKQQTFVLLDEWVEHSRELSFEESLNELAALYFTAHGPATVQDFAWWAGLTLTDARAGLEAVRCRLQSEVIDGSEYFMPEPAAISGPEPAGVHLLAGFDEYILGYKDRSAVLEPERFPLIVPGNNGIFLATVVADGRVAGTWKRTIKRKGVELFITPFAPLEQKVIEGVQRGAERYALFLGLPLTKLEYLKLPD; this comes from the coding sequence ATGAGCAAGCGTATTGCCGATCAGCGGCTGATTCATCAGCGGATTCAGCAGCCTTCACCCCTTCAGCCCGGAGAAGTTGTGCGCGCGTTCGGGGCGATGCAGGCTCAGGATTACATGCAGGCCGTCTGGGCTGTAGGGCTGCGTACGCCATCAGCGGGATTGATCGAGGTTGAGCGGGCAATAGCAGACAGAAAGCTGCTGCTGACCTGGACGCTGCGCGGTACGCTTCATTTCGTGCCGCCCGAGAATACGAAGTGGATGCTTCAGCTCTGCGCTCCGCGCATTCTGCGTCAGGCTGCCGCCAGACTGACCCAGCTTGAGCTTGACGACAAGTTGCTGGAGCGTTGCCGGAAGATCATCTATACTGCACTGAAGGGCGGAAATCAGCTCACCCGCCCCGATCTGCTGAAGCTGCTGGAGGATCAGGGCATCAGCACCTCCGGCCAGCGCGGCTATCACATCCTGTGGCATAGCGCTTATAACGGTTTGATCTGCTTCGGTCCGCGGAGCGGCAAGCAGCAGACCTTCGTACTGCTGGATGAATGGGTAGAACACTCGCGCGAGCTTTCCTTCGAGGAGTCATTGAATGAACTGGCCGCGCTGTACTTCACGGCGCACGGGCCTGCGACTGTGCAGGACTTTGCCTGGTGGGCAGGACTGACGTTAACGGATGCTAGAGCAGGTCTTGAGGCCGTGAGATGCAGGCTGCAGTCGGAAGTGATTGACGGCAGCGAATACTTTATGCCAGAACCTGCAGCAATATCCGGCCCAGAACCTGCCGGTGTTCATCTGCTGGCCGGATTCGATGAATATATTCTCGGCTATAAAGACCGGAGTGCCGTGCTGGAGCCGGAGAGATTCCCGCTGATTGTGCCCGGCAATAACGGCATCTTCCTGGCGACGGTGGTGGCTGACGGCCGGGTAGCCGGAACCTGGAAGCGGACGATTAAGAGAAAAGGCGTCGAGCTGTTCATAACCCCCTTCGCTCCCCTGGAGCAAAAGGTGATAGAAGGAGTGCAGCGGGGCGCTGAGCGGTATGCACTGTTCCTGGGTCTGCCCTTAACCAAACTTGAATATCTCAAATTACCCGATTAA
- a CDS encoding PAS domain S-box protein, producing MATDKPCKNLHRSPSPAQCMEHYGCIYENNHLITLLVDPENGGIADANRAACEFYGYSIRQFRQLLICDLAADRKSGVQEFVQKALPVGSEEKNRVFIDRHVLASGEPIDVEVHTGMMTMLGKNCVYTVIHDISERVRSEQRLRESEERYRDLVELCPEAILVYSGGTILFANKQTERMFGAKKQELIGKRIEDFFNEVYFQSAEHNKLKTTGLLKERFRIEQRLIRRQDNRIFDLEISGVPVIYEEAKALQLVFRDITESKREVERAVRLQEHRHAVSFPLDSKAVLEKLYIPARTLSGDFFIFHKVNEEQVIGIIGDVTGKGITAALNISALRVLFMDSLSCTQDPVQVLNDLNYKALQHLGEDYIAGCCFLLDFEAGLLKAAGAGINEFLYVPRGRDCERITVKGAPLGMFESSEFEEKTIPFRSGDRFCFYSDGMELLFDSDELGREYGYLLERFAGAALQDDCTWLGLNIK from the coding sequence ATGGCAACAGATAAACCGTGTAAGAATCTGCATCGCTCCCCCAGCCCGGCACAGTGCATGGAGCATTATGGCTGCATCTATGAGAATAATCATCTCATTACATTGCTGGTGGACCCGGAGAACGGCGGAATTGCTGATGCCAACCGGGCAGCATGCGAATTCTATGGCTACAGCATCCGGCAATTCAGACAGCTTCTGATCTGCGATCTGGCGGCTGACCGGAAATCGGGGGTTCAGGAATTTGTACAGAAGGCGCTGCCTGTGGGTAGTGAGGAGAAGAACCGGGTGTTCATCGACCGGCATGTCCTGGCCAGCGGGGAGCCCATTGATGTGGAGGTTCATACCGGCATGATGACGATGCTGGGCAAAAACTGTGTATACACCGTAATTCACGATATCAGCGAACGTGTCCGTTCGGAGCAGCGGCTTAGAGAAAGTGAAGAACGGTACAGAGATCTGGTCGAGCTGTGCCCGGAGGCTATTCTGGTCTACAGCGGCGGCACCATCCTGTTCGCCAATAAGCAGACAGAGCGGATGTTCGGCGCCAAGAAGCAGGAACTGATCGGCAAAAGGATTGAGGATTTCTTCAATGAGGTGTACTTCCAGAGTGCGGAGCATAACAAGCTCAAGACAACGGGTCTGCTGAAAGAACGCTTCCGCATTGAACAGCGGCTGATCAGGCGGCAGGACAACCGTATCTTTGATCTTGAAATTTCCGGAGTGCCGGTAATATATGAAGAAGCGAAGGCACTGCAGCTGGTGTTCAGGGATATCACCGAGAGTAAGAGGGAAGTGGAGCGGGCGGTCCGGCTTCAGGAGCACCGGCACGCGGTATCCTTTCCGCTGGACAGCAAGGCGGTCCTGGAGAAGCTGTACATTCCGGCCAGAACCTTAAGCGGCGATTTCTTCATCTTCCATAAAGTCAATGAGGAGCAGGTCATTGGCATTATCGGCGATGTGACCGGTAAGGGGATTACTGCAGCGCTGAATATCTCGGCCCTCCGCGTGCTGTTCATGGACAGCCTATCATGCACACAGGACCCCGTACAGGTACTGAACGATCTGAATTACAAAGCACTGCAGCATCTGGGCGAGGATTATATCGCGGGCTGCTGCTTCCTGCTCGACTTCGAAGCGGGACTGCTCAAGGCAGCCGGAGCCGGAATTAACGAGTTTCTCTATGTTCCCCGCGGCAGGGACTGCGAGAGGATTACCGTTAAAGGGGCTCCACTCGGCATGTTCGAGAGCAGTGAATTTGAGGAGAAGACCATCCCGTTTCGATCCGGGGACCGCTTTTGCTTCTATAGCGACGGGATGGAACTGCTGTTTGACAGTGATGAGCTGGGACGGGAGTATGGTTATCTGCTGGAGAGGTTTGCCGGGGCAGCGCTGCAGGATGACTGCACCTGGCTCGGTTTGAATATCAAGTGA
- a CDS encoding glycosyltransferase family protein — protein sequence MQQQSSANLPQPARAVEFKKLRILLVSSMSGEELWQTEQLIADQFRLLTKEVVAIKAYQSFSTALVQLNPDLLLVVGSDADFSDNDLEVIRRATLKKAIWLTDSSGTSSSTGRLAALFNYVFTQNMYHIPFYQHSGSSSVNYLPFAADRNIFSPKYVDDAYRCDLLLLGDVLPAGIAYFHELSPQLSGCKVYAAGKGWEEYPEITLVSPGTELQDYYNGAEIIIHWGQPPLRAFQIASCGAVQLAEDHPNLYAYMNPGEDIITYHTSRELSEKLSYYRDHPESARTVATRALWRSTYDYSFMQITAKLLHTVFNS from the coding sequence ATGCAGCAGCAATCATCCGCTAATCTTCCGCAGCCTGCCAGGGCCGTTGAGTTCAAAAAACTGCGGATTCTACTCGTATCCTCCATGTCGGGAGAGGAGCTGTGGCAGACCGAACAGCTGATTGCCGACCAGTTCAGGCTGCTTACCAAAGAAGTTGTAGCCATCAAGGCATACCAGAGCTTCTCTACAGCGCTGGTTCAGCTCAATCCGGATCTGCTGCTGGTCGTGGGCAGCGATGCAGACTTCTCGGACAATGATCTGGAGGTAATCCGCAGAGCCACTCTCAAAAAAGCAATCTGGCTCACCGACAGCTCCGGCACGAGCAGCTCCACCGGCCGGCTGGCAGCTCTGTTTAACTATGTATTTACGCAAAACATGTATCATATCCCTTTTTATCAGCACTCCGGCAGCAGTTCTGTTAATTATCTGCCTTTTGCTGCGGACCGGAACATCTTCAGCCCCAAATATGTGGATGACGCTTACCGCTGTGACCTGCTGCTGCTTGGAGACGTACTTCCAGCCGGAATAGCCTACTTTCACGAACTCTCTCCGCAGCTCAGCGGTTGTAAGGTTTATGCAGCCGGCAAAGGCTGGGAGGAATATCCCGAAATTACCCTGGTGTCTCCTGGTACAGAGCTGCAGGATTATTACAATGGGGCCGAGATCATTATCCACTGGGGGCAGCCGCCGCTTCGAGCTTTTCAAATCGCTTCCTGCGGCGCTGTCCAGCTGGCAGAAGATCATCCCAATCTGTATGCATATATGAATCCCGGTGAAGACATCATCACATATCACACCAGCCGGGAATTGAGTGAGAAGCTCAGCTACTACCGAGATCACCCGGAGTCCGCAAGGACGGTGGCTACCCGTGCCTTGTGGAGGAGCACCTATGATTACTCATTTATGCAAATAACGGCGAAACTGCTGCATACTGTTTTTAACAGCTAA
- the map gene encoding type I methionyl aminopeptidase — translation MIIMKTMEEIEKMRAAGKILAECHRQIAQMLKPGITTWEIDQFAEKFILSQGATPEQKGYHGYPYATCASVNDVICHGFPKHEELKDGDIVTIDMVVNLNGWLADSAWSYGVGTISEQADKLLTTTKESMFKGIEQAVAGNRIGDVAHAIQVYAEANGFSVVRDFIGHGIGSEMHEKPDVPHYGPAGKGPRIKEGMVFTIEPMLNTGSYRTKIDADGWTARTFDGGLSAQYEHTLAVTPQGTIILTEL, via the coding sequence ATGATCATCATGAAAACGATGGAAGAGATTGAGAAAATGCGCGCAGCCGGCAAAATATTGGCTGAGTGCCACCGGCAAATCGCTCAGATGCTCAAGCCCGGAATTACGACCTGGGAGATTGACCAGTTTGCTGAGAAGTTCATTCTCTCCCAAGGCGCTACCCCTGAACAAAAAGGCTATCATGGATATCCATATGCGACCTGTGCATCCGTGAATGATGTCATCTGCCACGGCTTCCCCAAGCATGAGGAACTGAAGGATGGAGATATTGTAACGATTGACATGGTAGTTAACTTAAACGGCTGGCTGGCTGATTCGGCCTGGTCCTATGGCGTTGGCACAATTAGTGAGCAGGCGGACAAATTGCTGACTACCACCAAAGAGTCAATGTTCAAAGGAATTGAGCAGGCGGTGGCCGGCAACCGGATCGGTGATGTCGCCCATGCCATCCAGGTATACGCGGAAGCTAACGGCTTCTCCGTGGTCCGTGATTTCATCGGGCACGGCATCGGCTCCGAAATGCATGAAAAACCGGATGTGCCTCACTATGGACCGGCTGGCAAAGGCCCGCGCATTAAGGAAGGTATGGTATTCACCATTGAACCTATGCTGAACACCGGGAGCTACAGGACCAAGATCGATGCGGACGGGTGGACAGCGCGTACCTTTGACGGCGGATTGTCGGCACAATATGAGCATACGCTGGCGGTAACTCCGCAGGGCACAATTATTTTGACAGAGCTGTAA
- a CDS encoding ATP-binding protein has translation MGAVHKEVMLHGLERHQMVIDGIIQELELEAYAFDIRLILIEAVTNAYYHGNLSDCSKPITIRYLLMDQLLKLQIEDSGAGDGKLVFPEAIGSDELLEEGGRGLYLIRCFSDSAEMIHHTMYISKSICPS, from the coding sequence ATGGGAGCTGTTCATAAGGAAGTGATGCTTCACGGGCTGGAGCGTCATCAGATGGTCATTGACGGCATCATTCAAGAGCTTGAATTAGAAGCCTATGCGTTTGATATCCGCCTGATTCTGATCGAAGCGGTAACCAATGCCTATTACCACGGGAACCTCAGTGATTGCAGCAAACCGATTACCATACGCTATCTGCTGATGGATCAGCTGCTGAAGCTGCAGATAGAGGATTCGGGGGCCGGGGATGGCAAGCTGGTGTTCCCGGAGGCGATCGGGAGCGATGAGTTATTGGAAGAAGGGGGAAGAGGATTGTACCTGATCCGCTGTTTCTCGGACAGTGCAGAGATGATACATCATACGATGTACATCAGCAAGAGTATCTGTCCCTCATAG